One window of Nostoc sp. C052 genomic DNA carries:
- the ctpA gene encoding carboxyl-terminal processing protease CtpA, whose amino-acid sequence MGFMNKQVFRVGFSLLMAFCLALGTLTQPAMALTTEQKLVSEVWRIVNRTYLDETFNHQNWAAVRQKVLEKPLADSNASYEAIGKMLKSLDDPFTRFLDPEQYRSLQVNTSGELTGVGLQIALNPETGKLEVVAPIAGSPADKAGIRPRDRILKIEGVSTKNLTLDEAATKMRGPSGSLVTLLIERDGEAETEIRLTRDRIALNPVVSDLRVSAEGTPIGYLRLTQFNANASTELAHAISSLEKKGAAAYILDLRNNPGGLLQSGIEIARLWLDSGTIVYTVNRQGIQGSFEALGPALTKDPLVILVNQGTASASEILAGALQDNDRAQLVGETTFGKGLIQSLFELSDGSGLAVTIAKYETPQHRDINKLGIKPDQVISQPAINREQIGTEADLQYQAAVELLVKNSVVARKA is encoded by the coding sequence ATGGGGTTCATGAATAAACAAGTCTTTCGGGTTGGATTTTCATTGTTAATGGCGTTTTGCTTGGCGTTGGGTACGCTTACTCAGCCGGCGATGGCTTTGACGACGGAACAAAAGCTGGTTTCGGAAGTTTGGCGAATTGTTAATCGCACTTATCTAGATGAGACATTTAATCATCAAAACTGGGCAGCTGTGCGGCAAAAGGTTCTGGAGAAGCCACTGGCAGACTCAAATGCCAGTTATGAGGCGATTGGGAAGATGCTCAAGAGCCTCGACGATCCTTTTACCCGCTTTTTAGATCCAGAACAATACCGCAGCTTGCAGGTCAATACTTCTGGGGAACTGACTGGGGTGGGATTGCAAATTGCCTTGAATCCTGAGACTGGGAAGTTAGAGGTAGTAGCTCCTATCGCCGGTTCACCGGCAGATAAAGCGGGGATTCGACCACGCGATCGCATTCTCAAAATTGAGGGCGTTTCTACAAAAAATCTTACCCTTGATGAAGCTGCAACTAAAATGCGCGGGCCGAGTGGTAGCCTTGTGACTCTCCTAATCGAACGGGATGGAGAGGCAGAAACGGAAATTAGACTAACGCGCGATCGCATTGCTCTTAACCCTGTGGTTTCAGATTTGCGTGTTTCTGCTGAGGGTACACCCATTGGCTACCTACGTCTTACACAATTTAATGCCAACGCTTCAACGGAATTGGCACACGCTATTTCTAGTCTAGAAAAAAAAGGCGCTGCTGCCTACATTCTAGATTTACGAAATAATCCTGGGGGGTTATTGCAATCAGGAATTGAAATTGCCCGTCTGTGGTTAGACTCTGGCACTATCGTTTACACTGTTAACCGACAAGGCATTCAGGGAAGTTTTGAAGCCCTTGGGCCAGCCCTGACAAAAGATCCTCTGGTGATTTTGGTGAATCAAGGAACTGCTAGTGCTAGTGAGATTCTCGCCGGCGCACTCCAAGATAACGATCGCGCCCAGTTGGTAGGCGAAACCACTTTTGGCAAGGGCTTAATTCAATCTTTATTTGAATTATCAGATGGTTCGGGCTTGGCAGTCACAATTGCTAAGTATGAAACTCCCCAACATCGGGATATTAACAAACTAGGTATTAAGCCAGATCAGGTTATTTCCCAACCAGCCATTAACCGCGAACAGATTGGTACCGAAGCGGATCTGCAATATCAAGCAGCGGTGGAACTTTTGGTTAAAAACTCCGTGGTGGCCAGAAAGGCTTAA
- the aroQ gene encoding gamma subclass chorismate mutase AroQ, whose product MNLTFFRKHPLLFVIVIFFGLFFSSTVVAANLKLYFATQNSRSVKSANYQNIAIADQQLPVDKLLKLIQQRLLIAHDVARWKWNHKRPIEDLKREQELLLKVRQQAKTHNLEPDTVAEFFQAQIDAGKLIQTADFKNWQKQGIKSFPNVPDLNQTLRPSLDKLNTEFFFALTELTPVLGCSQIGELIQSRSQVIIQGDGIDRQVQSLAISPLLKLKSASCKVVSLP is encoded by the coding sequence ATGAATTTAACTTTTTTCAGAAAGCATCCACTGTTGTTTGTCATCGTAATTTTCTTTGGGCTTTTTTTCAGTAGTACAGTAGTTGCAGCCAATTTAAAATTATATTTTGCTACTCAGAACTCTCGGTCAGTAAAATCAGCAAATTATCAAAATATTGCGATCGCAGATCAGCAGCTACCTGTAGATAAATTACTAAAATTGATCCAGCAGCGATTACTAATTGCACATGATGTAGCCCGGTGGAAATGGAATCACAAACGTCCTATTGAGGATCTCAAGCGCGAACAAGAGTTATTATTAAAGGTTAGACAACAAGCAAAAACTCATAACCTAGAACCCGATACAGTTGCAGAATTTTTTCAAGCACAAATAGATGCAGGAAAACTCATCCAAACAGCTGATTTTAAAAACTGGCAAAAGCAAGGTATTAAATCTTTTCCTAACGTCCCAGACTTAAACCAAACATTACGACCATCGTTAGACAAATTAAACACAGAATTTTTCTTTGCTTTAACAGAACTGACTCCTGTTTTAGGTTGTTCGCAGATAGGGGAATTAATTCAGTCACGTTCTCAGGTGATTATTCAGGGAGATGGTATTGATCGGCAAGTGCAAAGCCTAGCAATTTCACCTCTGCTGAAATTGAAAAGCGCTTCTTGCAAAGTAGTTTCTTTACCTTAA
- a CDS encoding ATP-binding sensor histidine kinase: MVTTLVNIPGYRTSEELYNGSRTVVYRGYREADSLPVAIKLLKNPYPDFNELLSFRNQYTIAKNLNSPLIVQTYSLQAYQNGYALVMEDFGGISLKDWEVKGRGQSLQEFLEIAIALCNTLDILYRERIIHKDIKPANILINPETKQVKLIDFSIASLLPRETQILINPNVLEGTLAYISPEQTGRMNRGIDYRTDFYSLGATFYELLTGVLPFQSKDPMELVHCHIAKQPPSVIRDEIPQVISDIVMKLMAKNAEDRYQSALGLKFDLENCLRQLQVSGKIENFQTGQRDVCDRFIIPDKLYGRETEVSTLLKAFERVSLGATEMMLVAGFSGIGKTAVINEVHKPIVRQRGYFIKGKYDQFQRNIPFSAFVQAFRDLMGQLLTESDIQLEQWKNQILETVGENGQVIIEVIPELEKIIGKQPPAVELSGTAAQNRFNLLFQKFTQVFTSTEHPLVMFLDDLQWADSASLKLMQLLMADTSHLFIIGAYRNNEVNPAHPLMLTLNEIQKNQAVINNITLTPLSQSQINQLVADTLKTKENLALPLSQLVYQKTKGNPFFATQFIKALHEENLIQFNLELGCWQCDLSKINQQALTDDVVEFMALQLEKLPLATQNILKLAACIGNQFDLTTLAIVSEHSEVETAANLWKALQEGLILPIGDIYKFYLGAESQAVKPEKSQNVTYKFLHDRVQQAAYSLIPDDQKQTTHYQIGQLLLQQISAQARVDRIFEIVNQLNHGTALITQPTQREELAQLNLIACRKAKTSTAYQAAREYATVGLSLLAENTWQQQYEMTLALYELAAEVAMLNGNFEAMEQFIDIVIQQARSLPEKVNVYCIRIQSHISQSKLTSAIAIAQPILQQLGVTFPETPTPSDIQQEIQEIEELIGDREIADLVHLPEMTHAEKLGTLKIVNIISPAAYLTGSALYPLLNSLSVKLSIQYGNTSTSAFGYANYANILCNFFQVVDTGSQFASLALQIISKLDAKASKTDILMILGLFVVHRKSHIKETLPLLQEGYTTAIEFGNLVLAGYNGHSFCLNSFWSSQPLATLEQDICAYCHSLMQLNQLTTANYSRIYWQPVLNLLGLTEHTTFLSGKALEETEFLQQLESAKDGYGLYIFHLYKLMLCFLFGEIEPAKNHAIEVRRYFMAGAGLVTEPVFYLYDSLLTLAQLNPQLDETSEALQGVIENQTKLQQWAYHAPVNYQHKVDLVEAEKCRVLGQKAEAIEFYDKAITLAKANEYTQEEALANELAAKFYLDWGRQRIAGDYMIEAYYAYARWGAKAKVADLEARYPQLLRPILEQTRSPFSTHETLFTLGSVTSTSSAISSSNVSLALDLATIIKASHTISAEIELENLLSSLLEIVIENAGADKCVLMLLRDSRLLIKGSITTGSKPVVLQRIPIEDSQDIPHRLIYKVKHDKQTAVLVNASTDRTLANDPYIIRQQPKSILCSPILHQGKLMGILYLENNLATGAFTSDRVELLNLLCTQAAISLENARLYERSQQYSQQLEQALRNLQNAQLQIVQSEKMSALGNLVAGVAHEMNNPLGFIAASIKQAKPTLADIVKHLKLYQENLPNPADKIIDHAEEIDLDYTLEDLPKMIDSMSMACDRLKNISTSLRTFSRADQDYKVPFKIHEGIDSTILILKHRLKGNEQRPAIQVITNYGNLPQVECFPGQLNQVFMNILANAIDALDESNHGRSFEDVNANPNYIIITTSVETNLVKIAIVDNGKGMSEQVKSKIFDHLFTTKAVGKGTGLGLAIARQIVEETHGGAIEVNSQIGKGTEFVIQLPLSA; encoded by the coding sequence ATGGTTACCACTCTTGTCAATATTCCCGGATATCGCACCAGCGAAGAACTCTACAATGGTTCGAGAACCGTAGTTTATCGAGGGTATCGGGAGGCTGACTCATTACCTGTAGCCATTAAATTGCTGAAAAATCCATATCCAGATTTTAACGAACTCTTGTCGTTTCGGAATCAGTACACCATTGCTAAAAATCTCAATTCTCCTCTGATTGTCCAAACCTACAGCCTCCAAGCATACCAAAATGGCTATGCGCTGGTGATGGAAGACTTTGGGGGGATTTCTCTCAAGGATTGGGAAGTTAAGGGAAGGGGGCAATCTCTACAGGAGTTTTTAGAAATAGCGATCGCACTCTGCAATACCTTAGATATACTCTACCGGGAACGCATTATTCATAAAGATATTAAACCAGCGAATATTTTAATTAATCCCGAAACCAAACAAGTTAAATTAATTGACTTCAGTATTGCATCTTTACTACCACGAGAAACCCAGATACTAATCAATCCCAACGTCTTAGAAGGTACACTCGCTTATATTTCTCCAGAACAAACAGGCAGAATGAATCGGGGAATTGACTATCGCACAGATTTCTATTCTTTGGGTGCAACTTTCTACGAATTACTAACTGGAGTTTTGCCATTTCAATCAAAAGATCCAATGGAGTTGGTGCATTGTCATATTGCAAAACAACCTCCTTCAGTTATTAGAGATGAGATACCACAGGTGATTTCAGATATCGTCATGAAATTGATGGCGAAGAATGCCGAAGATAGATATCAGAGTGCATTGGGGCTAAAATTTGATTTAGAAAATTGTTTACGTCAGCTACAAGTTTCTGGTAAGATTGAAAACTTTCAGACTGGGCAACGGGATGTGTGCGATCGCTTCATCATTCCCGACAAACTTTATGGACGAGAAACCGAAGTATCAACTCTACTGAAAGCATTTGAAAGAGTCAGTCTTGGTGCAACAGAAATGATGCTGGTAGCAGGTTTTTCGGGTATTGGGAAAACCGCCGTTATCAACGAAGTGCATAAACCCATTGTTCGGCAACGCGGTTATTTTATCAAAGGGAAATATGACCAATTTCAACGCAATATTCCCTTCTCTGCTTTTGTACAAGCATTTCGGGATTTAATGGGGCAATTGTTAACCGAAAGTGATATCCAACTAGAGCAATGGAAAAATCAAATATTAGAAACTGTTGGAGAGAATGGTCAGGTAATTATTGAAGTCATTCCCGAATTAGAAAAAATCATTGGCAAACAACCACCAGCAGTAGAATTATCAGGAACGGCAGCCCAAAATCGCTTTAATTTATTGTTTCAAAAATTCACCCAAGTCTTTACTAGCACCGAACATCCATTAGTGATGTTTTTAGATGATTTACAATGGGCTGATTCAGCATCATTAAAGTTGATGCAGCTATTAATGGCTGATACCAGTCATCTTTTCATCATTGGTGCTTATCGTAATAACGAAGTCAATCCAGCCCATCCATTAATGTTGACTTTGAACGAAATTCAAAAAAACCAAGCAGTCATTAATAATATTACTTTAACACCCCTGAGTCAATCTCAAATCAATCAATTAGTCGCTGATACCCTAAAAACTAAAGAAAATTTGGCATTACCCCTTTCACAATTAGTCTATCAAAAAACTAAAGGCAATCCATTTTTTGCCACCCAATTTATCAAAGCCTTACACGAAGAAAATCTCATTCAATTTAACTTGGAGTTAGGCTGTTGGCAATGCGATCTGTCCAAAATTAATCAACAAGCCTTGACCGATGATGTCGTAGAATTTATGGCGTTGCAGTTAGAGAAGTTACCCTTAGCAACCCAGAATATTCTGAAGTTAGCCGCTTGCATTGGCAATCAGTTCGATCTAACAACATTAGCAATTGTTTCAGAACACTCAGAAGTAGAAACGGCAGCCAATTTATGGAAAGCATTGCAAGAAGGTTTGATTTTACCGATTGGTGATATTTATAAGTTTTATCTAGGGGCAGAAAGTCAAGCCGTTAAGCCAGAAAAGTCTCAAAATGTTACCTACAAATTTTTACACGATCGCGTTCAACAAGCAGCTTATTCCCTAATTCCCGATGACCAAAAACAAACAACTCATTACCAAATCGGACAACTGCTTCTACAACAGATTTCCGCACAAGCTAGAGTTGACCGGATTTTTGAAATCGTCAATCAATTAAATCATGGAACTGCTTTAATTACCCAACCAACTCAACGAGAAGAATTAGCCCAACTGAATTTAATTGCCTGTCGCAAAGCTAAAACTTCAACCGCCTATCAAGCAGCGCGTGAATATGCGACAGTGGGATTGTCTTTGTTGGCAGAAAATACTTGGCAGCAGCAGTATGAAATGACCCTCGCCTTATATGAATTAGCTGCGGAAGTAGCAATGCTAAACGGTAACTTTGAGGCGATGGAACAGTTTATTGATATTGTCATTCAACAGGCACGCTCCTTACCTGAAAAAGTCAACGTTTACTGTATTAGAATTCAATCTCATATTTCCCAAAGTAAATTGACCTCAGCGATCGCGATCGCCCAACCAATCTTACAACAGCTTGGTGTCACCTTTCCTGAAACACCGACACCATCAGATATTCAACAGGAAATCCAAGAGATTGAGGAACTCATTGGAGATAGGGAAATCGCTGATTTGGTTCACTTGCCTGAAATGACACATGCAGAAAAACTCGGTACTCTTAAAATTGTCAATATCATCAGTCCAGCAGCTTACCTCACTGGCTCTGCACTTTACCCATTGCTGAATAGTTTGTCCGTTAAACTATCAATTCAGTACGGTAATACATCGACTTCTGCTTTCGGCTATGCGAACTATGCCAATATTCTCTGCAATTTCTTCCAAGTCGTGGATACAGGATCGCAGTTTGCTTCCCTGGCACTCCAGATTATTTCAAAACTCGATGCCAAAGCAAGTAAAACAGATATTTTGATGATCTTGGGGTTATTTGTTGTACACCGCAAATCTCACATTAAAGAAACACTACCCCTCTTGCAAGAAGGTTACACCACTGCCATAGAATTTGGGAACTTGGTACTTGCTGGGTACAATGGTCACAGTTTTTGTCTCAATTCTTTTTGGAGCAGTCAACCCCTGGCTACCTTAGAGCAGGATATTTGCGCCTACTGCCATAGTTTGATGCAATTAAATCAATTGACAACCGCAAATTATAGCCGGATTTATTGGCAACCTGTTTTAAATCTGCTAGGTCTTACAGAACATACCACTTTTTTGTCTGGGAAAGCCCTTGAAGAAACAGAATTTCTCCAGCAGCTAGAGTCTGCCAAAGATGGATATGGATTGTATATTTTCCATTTGTATAAACTGATGCTTTGTTTCTTGTTTGGAGAAATTGAGCCAGCGAAAAATCACGCTATTGAAGTCAGACGCTATTTTATGGCTGGTGCGGGATTAGTCACCGAACCAGTGTTTTATCTTTATGATTCTCTGCTAACTCTGGCACAATTAAATCCACAGTTAGATGAAACATCAGAAGCATTGCAGGGTGTCATAGAAAATCAAACCAAGTTACAGCAATGGGCGTATCATGCACCCGTGAATTATCAACATAAGGTTGATTTGGTAGAGGCAGAAAAATGTCGAGTGTTAGGACAAAAAGCCGAAGCAATTGAGTTTTACGACAAGGCGATAACTCTAGCCAAAGCTAACGAATATACCCAAGAAGAAGCACTTGCTAACGAACTGGCAGCAAAATTCTACCTAGATTGGGGCAGACAGCGCATTGCAGGGGACTACATGATTGAAGCTTACTATGCCTATGCTCGTTGGGGTGCAAAAGCCAAAGTCGCTGACCTAGAAGCTCGCTATCCGCAACTACTTAGACCTATATTAGAGCAAACCCGTTCTCCTTTCTCCACTCACGAAACTCTGTTCACATTGGGTAGTGTCACCTCCACCAGTTCGGCCATATCCAGTAGTAATGTTTCTCTGGCTTTAGATTTAGCTACTATTATCAAAGCTTCTCATACTATTTCCGCTGAAATCGAACTGGAAAATCTACTTTCATCGTTGCTTGAAATCGTCATCGAAAATGCGGGGGCTGATAAATGTGTGTTAATGCTCTTGCGAGACTCGCGCCTGTTAATCAAAGGGTCAATTACCACAGGTTCAAAGCCAGTTGTCTTGCAGCGTATTCCCATTGAAGATAGCCAGGACATTCCCCACAGACTGATTTACAAAGTCAAGCATGACAAGCAAACTGCTGTGCTGGTGAATGCAAGTACCGATCGCACCTTAGCCAATGACCCCTATATCATCCGTCAGCAGCCCAAAAGTATCTTGTGTAGCCCGATTTTGCATCAAGGGAAGCTGATGGGCATTTTATATCTAGAAAATAATCTAGCAACGGGAGCATTTACAAGCGATCGCGTCGAACTACTGAATTTACTTTGCACTCAAGCCGCGATTTCTTTGGAAAATGCCCGACTTTATGAGCGATCGCAGCAATATTCCCAACAATTAGAACAGGCATTACGCAACTTGCAAAACGCCCAATTACAAATTGTTCAAAGTGAAAAAATGTCTGCGTTGGGTAACTTAGTTGCTGGTGTAGCTCACGAAATGAATAATCCTCTCGGTTTTATTGCTGCTAGTATCAAACAAGCCAAACCTACCCTGGCTGATATTGTTAAACATTTGAAACTCTATCAAGAAAATCTACCAAATCCAGCTGATAAAATTATAGACCATGCTGAAGAAATCGACTTGGATTATACCTTAGAAGACTTGCCCAAGATGATTGATTCTATGTCTATGGCGTGCGATCGCCTCAAAAATATCAGCACTAGTTTAAGAACTTTCTCTCGTGCCGATCAAGACTACAAAGTGCCATTTAAGATTCACGAAGGTATTGATAGCACAATTTTAATTTTGAAACATCGTCTCAAGGGCAATGAGCAACGTCCTGCTATTCAAGTTATCACTAATTACGGTAATTTACCTCAAGTAGAATGCTTTCCCGGTCAATTAAATCAGGTATTTATGAATATTCTTGCAAATGCCATTGATGCCCTAGATGAATCTAATCATGGGCGAAGCTTTGAAGACGTTAATGCCAATCCTAACTACATTATCATCACAACCTCAGTTGAAACTAATCTAGTTAAAATTGCCATTGTGGATAATGGCAAAGGGATGAGTGAACAAGTCAAATCAAAAATATTTGACCATTTATTTACTACGAAAGCTGTGGGGAAAGGTACAGGATTGGGGTTAGCGATTGCCCGTCAAATCGTTGAAGAAACTCACGGCGGAGCGATCGAGGTTAATTCTCAAATTGGCAAAGGAACTGAATTTGTGATTCAGCTACCCTTGTCGGCATAA
- a CDS encoding DUF411 domain-containing protein — protein sequence MSHKQFIYYWQKCLLPILIPTAVRVVVIICLTAGVLGIWESTASMSYAHAQLVSSNRGIQNQQTLVKSTALNATVYHSPDCNCCGGWIDHLKAQGFKITDFSTSDIETVKQKYNVPDNLSSCHTAIVNGYVIEGHVPADDIKRLLQEKPNVIGLSVPQMPVGTPGMEMGNRKDPFSVLSFDRQDSVAVFNKYRAES from the coding sequence ATGTCGCACAAACAATTTATTTATTACTGGCAAAAATGCTTACTTCCCATCTTGATACCTACTGCTGTACGAGTAGTGGTAATAATTTGTCTAACAGCAGGGGTTTTGGGCATCTGGGAAAGCACTGCTTCTATGAGTTATGCTCATGCTCAACTAGTAAGTTCCAATAGAGGCATTCAGAATCAACAGACACTAGTAAAATCAACAGCGCTAAATGCCACTGTATATCACAGTCCAGATTGTAACTGTTGTGGTGGGTGGATCGATCATTTAAAGGCACAGGGTTTTAAAATCACAGATTTCTCTACGTCTGACATCGAAACAGTCAAACAAAAGTACAATGTGCCGGATAATTTGTCATCTTGCCACACAGCAATTGTGAACGGATATGTCATTGAAGGACATGTCCCAGCAGATGACATCAAACGTCTGCTTCAAGAAAAGCCAAATGTTATTGGTTTATCTGTTCCCCAAATGCCTGTAGGCACTCCTGGGATGGAGATGGGGAATCGAAAAGATCCGTTTTCTGTGCTTTCTTTTGATCGCCAGGACTCAGTTGCAGTATTCAATAAGTATCGTGCTGAGTCCTGA
- a CDS encoding IS1 family transposase (programmed frameshift) has product MQCPYCGSTEIRKNGKRKGKQNHICTHCNRQFIDVYDQPKGYSEELKQECLKIYLNGMGFRGIERVKGVHHTTIIYWVKQLGEKLPDVPKEDMIPEVAELDELETFIGSKKTKFWLWTAVNHFTQGILAWVLGDHSSETFKPLWEIVEQWKSYFYVTDGWKVYPSFIPDGDQIVSKTYMTRVENENTRLRHYLARLHRKTLCYSKSEQMLRYSIKLLLHYLKYKIVPT; this is encoded by the exons GTGCAATGTCCATACTGCGGCTCTACAGAAATCAGAAAGAATGGGAAACGTAAAGGTAAACAAAATCACATTTGTACTCATTGCAATCGCCAATTTATTGATGTATACGATCAGCCAAAAGGATATTCAGAAGAACTAAAACAAGAATGCTTAAAAATCTACCTTAACGGCATGGGTTTTCGTGGTATTGAACGAGTTAAAGGCGTACACCATACTACGATCATCTATTGGGTCAAACAACTAGGAGAGAAGCTGCCAGATGTACCAAAAGAAGATATGATTCCAGAAGTTGCAGAACTGGATGAATTAGAGACATTCATCGGCTCAAAAAAAACAAAAT TTTGGTTGTGGACAGCAGTAAATCACTTTACTCAAGGTATTTTAGCTTGGGTTTTAGGAGACCATAGTTCTGAAACTTTTAAGCCACTTTGGGAAATTGTTGAACAGTGGAAAAGCTATTTTTATGTGACCGATGGCTGGAAGGTTTACCCAAGTTTTATCCCCGATGGAGACCAAATTGTGAGTAAAACATATATGACACGGGTGGAAAATGAAAATACTCGGTTACGTCATTATCTTGCACGCCTTCACCGCAAAACTTTATGCTATTCCAAATCAGAACAAATGCTGAGATACTCGATTAAATTATTACTTCATTATTTGAAGTATAAAATTGTACCAACATAA
- a CDS encoding TniQ family protein, with product MNIDIIQIQPYFEDELWSPEKFPMLERSRLHHLEPIGIGTPMVESLTSYVTRLAHSHGVFVNTLLSRIVNPLLQQTFIKNSTGRGLKPFFNRSHALNGYGIMATDFVEVLNHLTLHNQLELLTLIPFSNILVTKGLLRPHKAWCPICYQHWKQNKQIIYDPLLWSLNDVRVCLIHQHTLVQNCPHCHSQLLWLNWKSTLGYCSQCFQWLGGYSKTSVVTKERWIVENLGEFLTNANQLSSVLTQELIPKSFTHVVHKVSEDNIAAFAAMHKIPKNTFWGWYSGKTCPSLSALLQICYNLQVSLSQFLTQDFNLSTTHCQNLKLDTKYSKNIRLSPKTLDLDHIENTLTNILFQARDPLPTIAEIAKQLKINRRVISRHFPLLSYQIVAKRRNYMGMCHLAAIEQCCQEIREAIVSLHQSGEHPTESRVCELISNPGYLRYKKVRLFYKKTVQSILSSL from the coding sequence ATGAACATTGACATAATCCAAATTCAACCCTATTTTGAGGATGAGCTATGGAGTCCAGAGAAATTTCCAATGCTTGAACGAAGTCGTTTACATCATTTGGAACCGATTGGTATAGGGACTCCTATGGTTGAGAGTTTAACCAGTTATGTGACACGGTTAGCTCATTCTCATGGAGTTTTTGTCAATACATTACTATCAAGAATAGTTAATCCCCTCTTACAGCAAACCTTTATCAAAAATTCTACTGGTAGAGGATTAAAACCGTTTTTTAACCGTTCTCATGCCTTAAATGGATATGGAATAATGGCTACTGATTTTGTTGAGGTTCTTAATCACTTAACTTTGCATAATCAGCTAGAGCTTTTAACATTGATACCCTTTTCAAACATTTTAGTTACAAAAGGCTTATTACGTCCTCATAAAGCTTGGTGTCCAATATGTTACCAACACTGGAAACAAAATAAACAAATTATTTATGATCCCTTACTATGGTCACTCAATGATGTCAGGGTTTGTTTAATACATCAACATACTCTTGTGCAAAATTGTCCTCATTGTCATAGTCAATTACTTTGGTTAAACTGGAAATCCACGTTAGGCTATTGTTCACAATGTTTTCAGTGGTTAGGAGGATATTCTAAAACTTCAGTAGTTACTAAGGAGAGATGGATAGTAGAAAATCTGGGAGAATTTCTTACCAATGCAAATCAGTTATCTTCTGTACTTACTCAAGAGCTTATACCAAAATCTTTCACCCATGTAGTGCATAAAGTTAGTGAAGATAATATAGCTGCTTTTGCTGCAATGCACAAAATCCCTAAAAATACTTTCTGGGGTTGGTATTCAGGTAAAACTTGTCCCTCTTTATCTGCTTTACTGCAAATTTGTTATAATCTTCAAGTTTCTTTATCTCAGTTCTTGACACAAGATTTCAATCTATCAACTACCCATTGTCAAAATCTCAAGCTTGACACGAAATATTCTAAGAACATACGTTTATCTCCCAAAACACTGGACTTGGATCATATTGAAAATACCCTGACCAACATTTTATTTCAAGCAAGAGATCCATTACCAACAATTGCAGAGATAGCCAAACAATTAAAAATTAATAGACGAGTTATTTCAAGACATTTTCCTTTATTATCCTATCAAATTGTCGCTAAACGTCGCAATTATATGGGTATGTGTCATTTAGCTGCTATTGAGCAGTGTTGTCAAGAAATTAGAGAAGCAATTGTCTCACTCCATCAATCGGGAGAACACCCAACCGAGTCCCGTGTGTGTGAACTGATTAGTAACCCCGGCTATTTGCGTTATAAGAAGGTTCGACTATTCTATAAGAAAACAGTTCAATCTATTTTAAGTAGCTTGTGA
- the cas6 gene encoding type I-MYXAN CRISPR-associated protein Cas6/Cmx6, producing MIAIGINSKDYLDLTFKLKGAPIPLDNGYLTYAALSRICPPLHELKSIGIHPIAGIPTRNNLLELTAQSRLKVRIYHQQIPLIYPYLAGQAFHIGQNFYQLDIPDYKPLISSESVYSRLVIIKGFQDSTNFIEAVQRQLDNLGIQGKVELLTRQDGTPQRRQLTINKEGKQFKIRGFGVKISELNPEDSLTLQEQGIGGKRKMMCGIFVPATRSKSEEET from the coding sequence ATGATAGCCATAGGTATAAACAGCAAAGATTACCTAGACCTAACCTTTAAACTTAAAGGCGCACCGATTCCTCTTGACAACGGTTATCTTACCTACGCTGCCTTATCCCGTATTTGTCCCCCACTACATGAACTAAAGTCTATTGGGATTCATCCGATTGCTGGAATACCGACCAGGAACAATTTGCTTGAACTCACTGCTCAATCTCGTCTAAAAGTTCGGATTTATCATCAACAAATTCCTTTAATTTATCCTTATTTAGCGGGTCAAGCCTTTCATATAGGTCAAAATTTTTATCAATTAGATATTCCTGACTACAAACCGTTAATTTCTTCAGAAAGTGTCTATTCGAGATTAGTGATAATTAAAGGATTCCAAGACTCGACTAACTTTATTGAAGCTGTTCAACGGCAACTGGATAATTTAGGAATACAAGGAAAAGTTGAACTTCTTACCCGACAAGATGGAACACCTCAACGAAGACAATTAACCATTAATAAAGAAGGGAAACAGTTTAAAATTAGAGGATTTGGCGTAAAAATCAGCGAACTCAATCCTGAAGATTCCCTAACCTTGCAAGAACAGGGCATTGGCGGGAAACGAAAGATGATGTGTGGAATATTTGTCCCAGCGACTCGCAGCAAGTCAGAAGAGGAAACCTGA